One stretch of Streptomyces sp. R21 DNA includes these proteins:
- a CDS encoding serine/threonine-protein kinase, giving the protein MGRVWRATDQMLDRQVAVKEMRIDGLDPEDTRTRRERTLREARATARIDHPNVVRVYDVVDEGERLWIVMELVAGRSLEQMVIEDGPLGIRDAARIGLGLVAALRQVHAGGVLHRDIKPGNVLVERGGHRVVLTDFGIAAIQDAKALTMVGMIVGSPDYMAPERISGRPQGPPSDVWSLGATLCAALGGRSPFSRDTTLATLHAVLYEEPELPADAGGLHDILAALLEKEPSLRPGLPEVATALEPIAFPGPPPAPTLPQVPIPPPARRQETEPEYLGPPRPEPEQELEQEREREKEKEPEPEREQVLDTPLVRAARHPQSQQPQQAPPPPPEAPVPPNGRIGAVDPRRPEPAHDVTPPPRTPTWWHPPVTEEPPPEEPASEAPAPAVAQPNHHPPTHAPEGVVAPPAEAANASTEVPPERSLEVRSETPSSLPRADAPTAPLLASPRPHPKPPDDLPKPPDDLLGPAVPAGPRRSRRRMGLAAAGGVVAAGAVAWLVVATTGGSSDDKGGSSSASSHSASSGTTGGPSSLSPTVDGTSRPPSTLASTPPGSRTEGGMYAWVPPEGWTRKVVTAIEVHYVSPDHQQEILANAKDASGDLLERWQIEEQNHTSKGMDYKRVRLENTTFRSGSAVVWEYYVTVKGKYWHVRLLGFRSGGTSYEIDTWYRPDIEDTAVPVYEKVKQSFTPR; this is encoded by the coding sequence ATGGGGCGGGTGTGGCGGGCCACCGATCAAATGCTCGATCGCCAGGTGGCCGTCAAGGAAATGCGGATAGACGGACTCGACCCCGAGGACACCCGCACGCGCCGGGAACGCACGCTGCGCGAGGCCAGGGCCACCGCCCGGATCGACCACCCCAACGTCGTGCGCGTGTACGACGTCGTGGACGAGGGCGAGCGGCTGTGGATCGTCATGGAGCTGGTCGCCGGACGCTCCCTCGAACAGATGGTCATCGAGGACGGGCCGCTCGGCATCCGCGACGCGGCGCGCATCGGGCTCGGGCTCGTCGCCGCCCTGCGCCAGGTGCACGCCGGAGGCGTACTGCACCGCGACATCAAGCCGGGCAACGTCCTGGTCGAACGCGGCGGCCACCGCGTCGTCCTGACCGACTTCGGTATCGCAGCGATCCAGGACGCGAAGGCCCTCACGATGGTCGGCATGATCGTCGGTTCGCCCGACTACATGGCGCCCGAGCGCATCTCCGGCCGCCCGCAGGGCCCGCCGTCCGACGTCTGGTCCCTGGGCGCGACCCTCTGCGCCGCCCTCGGCGGACGCTCCCCCTTCTCCCGCGACACGACACTCGCGACGCTGCACGCCGTCCTGTACGAGGAGCCGGAACTCCCCGCCGACGCAGGGGGGCTGCACGACATCCTGGCCGCACTCCTGGAGAAGGAACCGTCGCTCCGCCCCGGCCTGCCGGAAGTGGCCACGGCCCTGGAACCGATCGCGTTCCCGGGGCCCCCACCGGCGCCGACACTCCCACAGGTTCCGATACCCCCACCGGCGCGGAGACAGGAAACGGAGCCGGAATACCTGGGACCGCCACGCCCGGAACCGGAGCAAGAACTGGAGCAAGAGCGAGAACGAGAGAAGGAGAAAGAGCCAGAGCCAGAACGAGAGCAGGTCCTGGACACCCCCCTCGTACGCGCCGCACGCCATCCCCAGTCACAGCAGCCACAACAGGCGCCGCCTCCACCCCCCGAGGCCCCTGTGCCCCCGAACGGCCGGATCGGCGCCGTAGACCCGAGGCGCCCGGAGCCGGCGCACGACGTAACACCGCCTCCGCGCACACCGACCTGGTGGCACCCACCGGTCACCGAAGAACCCCCACCCGAGGAACCCGCCTCCGAAGCACCCGCTCCTGCCGTCGCCCAGCCCAACCACCACCCGCCCACACACGCCCCCGAGGGCGTAGTCGCGCCCCCCGCCGAGGCGGCCAACGCCTCCACCGAGGTCCCGCCGGAGCGGAGCCTCGAAGTCCGCTCGGAGACGCCGTCCTCGCTCCCCAGGGCGGACGCGCCGACCGCACCCCTGCTGGCGTCGCCCCGGCCTCACCCCAAGCCTCCGGACGACCTCCCCAAGCCCCCGGACGACCTCCTCGGCCCCGCCGTGCCGGCCGGCCCGCGGCGGAGCAGGCGCAGGATGGGCCTCGCCGCCGCCGGGGGAGTGGTCGCGGCGGGAGCCGTGGCCTGGCTGGTGGTCGCCACGACCGGCGGATCGTCCGACGACAAGGGCGGTTCCTCCTCGGCCTCGTCGCACTCCGCCTCGTCCGGGACGACCGGCGGCCCGTCGTCCCTGTCGCCCACCGTCGATGGCACCTCGCGCCCGCCGAGCACTCTGGCCAGCACCCCGCCGGGCTCGCGCACGGAGGGCGGGATGTACGCGTGGGTCCCGCCCGAGGGCTGGACGCGGAAGGTGGTCACCGCCATCGAGGTGCACTACGTCTCCCCCGACCACCAGCAGGAGATCCTGGCCAACGCGAAGGACGCCAGCGGTGACCTGTTGGAGCGGTGGCAGATAGAGGAGCAGAACCACACCAGCAAGGGGATGGACTACAAGAGGGTCCGCCTGGAGAACACCACGTTCCGCAGTGGGTCGGCCGTCGTCTGGGAGTACTACGTCACGGTCAAGGGCAAGTACTGGCACGTCCGACTGCTCGGCTTCCGCAGCGGCGGAACGTCGTACGAGATCGACACCTGGTACCGCCCGGACATCGAGGACACCGCGGTCCCGGTCTACGAGAAGGTGAAACAGAGCTTCACGCCCAGGTGA
- a CDS encoding biotin transporter BioY, whose amino-acid sequence MSTATAPASAPARPAQVLADLLPASRVRDAALVLGGAALTGLAAQLSVPVPGSPVPVTGQTFAALLVGTALGTSRGFLALALYALAGVAGVPWFANGSSGIAVSFGYIIGMMLASAAVGALARRGADRSVLRTAGTMLLGEAIIYAVGVPYLAASAGLTASAAIAAGLTPFLIGDALKAALAMGVLPTAWKFLNREN is encoded by the coding sequence ATGAGCACCGCCACCGCCCCCGCATCCGCACCGGCCCGCCCGGCCCAGGTCCTGGCCGACCTCCTCCCCGCCTCCCGCGTGCGGGACGCGGCCCTCGTCCTCGGCGGCGCCGCGCTCACCGGACTCGCCGCCCAGCTCTCCGTCCCCGTCCCGGGCAGCCCGGTACCGGTGACGGGCCAGACCTTCGCGGCCCTGCTCGTCGGCACCGCCCTCGGCACGAGCCGCGGCTTCCTCGCGCTCGCCCTGTACGCGCTGGCCGGCGTCGCCGGTGTGCCGTGGTTCGCGAACGGCAGCTCGGGCATCGCGGTCTCCTTCGGCTACATCATCGGCATGATGCTGGCGTCCGCCGCCGTGGGCGCCCTCGCCCGCCGCGGCGCCGACCGCTCGGTGCTCCGCACGGCGGGCACGATGCTGCTGGGCGAGGCGATCATCTACGCCGTGGGTGTGCCGTACCTGGCGGCCAGCGCCGGCCTCACCGCGTCCGCCGCGATCGCGGCGGGCCTCACCCCGTTCCTGATCGGCGACGCGCTGAAGGCGGCCCTGGCGATGGGCGTGCTGCCCACCGCCTGGAAGTTCCTCAACCGCGAGAACTGA
- a CDS encoding FAD-binding oxidoreductase: MNSVTNSLGNSADDLVLRPGDSRYEEELAGFQTGFAQRPAAVFAASSAHDVTRAVAYAAAEGLPVGVQATGHGLPGSAEGGVLITTRRMDGVTVDAGARTVRVQAGVRWGQVVEAAAPHGLAPLNGSAPGVGAVSYTLSGGLGILAREFGYAADHVRSLDVVTADGRPRHVTRESDPDLYWALLGGGHNFGVVTELEIGLVPVARLYGGALAFDGREVDPVGILRAYERWTRTVPDGLTSSFAAVPYPDVPGMPPHLRGRYVVSVRVAYTGSAEEGERLVAPLREIGPTLADSLREMPYAESHTIHSDPDFPHAYYGDSAVLRELDVDAPAAAELLARTGPDAPAMCVLQINHLGGALEKDAPNSVSHREGRFLVRLLTMLSPGSGREAARATLDPAFAVLAPWAIGRALNFAFGAGDRTEGLYDAATRKRLAGLKSQYDPANLFRRNYNVA; this comes from the coding sequence ATGAACAGCGTGACGAATTCTCTTGGGAACAGCGCCGACGACCTTGTCCTGCGGCCCGGCGACAGCCGGTACGAGGAGGAGCTCGCCGGGTTCCAGACCGGTTTCGCCCAGCGTCCCGCCGCGGTCTTCGCCGCCTCGTCGGCACATGACGTGACACGGGCGGTGGCGTACGCGGCCGCCGAGGGCCTGCCCGTCGGCGTCCAGGCCACCGGGCACGGGCTGCCGGGCTCCGCGGAGGGGGGCGTCCTGATCACGACGCGACGGATGGACGGCGTGACGGTCGACGCCGGGGCCCGTACCGTCCGCGTCCAGGCGGGCGTGCGCTGGGGGCAGGTCGTCGAGGCGGCGGCGCCGCACGGGCTCGCCCCGCTGAACGGTTCGGCGCCGGGTGTCGGTGCCGTGTCGTACACGCTGAGCGGTGGACTCGGCATCCTGGCAAGGGAGTTCGGGTACGCCGCCGACCATGTGCGCTCCCTCGACGTCGTCACGGCGGACGGGCGACCGCGCCATGTGACAAGGGAGTCGGACCCCGATCTGTACTGGGCGCTGCTGGGCGGCGGCCACAACTTCGGGGTCGTCACCGAGCTGGAGATCGGCCTGGTGCCGGTGGCCCGGCTGTACGGCGGGGCGCTCGCCTTCGACGGGCGCGAGGTCGACCCGGTGGGCATCCTGCGGGCGTACGAGCGCTGGACGCGGACCGTGCCGGACGGGTTGACCTCGTCGTTCGCGGCCGTGCCGTATCCGGACGTCCCCGGGATGCCGCCGCACCTGCGCGGCCGGTACGTCGTCTCCGTGCGCGTCGCGTACACGGGCAGCGCCGAGGAAGGTGAGCGACTCGTCGCGCCGCTGCGGGAGATCGGGCCCACGCTCGCGGACTCGCTGCGCGAGATGCCGTACGCCGAAAGCCACACCATCCACAGCGACCCGGACTTCCCGCACGCCTACTACGGCGACAGTGCGGTGCTGCGCGAGCTGGACGTCGACGCCCCGGCCGCGGCCGAACTCCTCGCCCGCACCGGGCCGGACGCGCCGGCGATGTGCGTCCTGCAGATCAACCACCTGGGCGGGGCACTGGAGAAGGACGCGCCCAACTCCGTATCGCACCGCGAAGGGCGTTTCCTCGTACGGCTGTTGACGATGCTCTCGCCCGGTTCGGGGCGGGAGGCGGCGCGGGCGACGCTGGATCCGGCGTTCGCGGTGCTCGCGCCGTGGGCGATCGGGCGCGCGCTCAACTTCGCGTTCGGGGCCGGGGATCGTACGGAGGGGCTGTACGACGCCGCAACGCGGAAGAGGCTCGCCGGGCTGAAGTCGCAGTACGACCCGGCGAACCTCTTCCGCAGGAACTACAACGTCGCCTGA
- a CDS encoding ABC transporter permease, whose translation MTTTAAAPLVTAEKTDPQGRARRRRSLSPGRRLPAAGLVGPALVVVLWAVASAAGQLDTAAIPAPWTVLRTAGNLWTDGTLTTDVGTSLERAGYGFALGLTAGVVLALAAGLSRVGEALIDGTVQLNRAIPTLGLIPLFILWLGIGETFKIAIIAIVVYIPIYLNLHAALSGIDHRYVELAEVQGLSRIAFIRQIVIPGALPGFFVGLRLGVTGSWLGLVVLEQINATSGLGYMMFQAQNYGRSDIILVGLLIYGVFGLASDSAVRLIERRVLSWRRTLSS comes from the coding sequence ATGACCACCACCGCCGCGGCACCCCTGGTGACCGCAGAGAAGACCGATCCGCAGGGGCGCGCCCGACGGCGCCGGAGCCTCTCCCCCGGCAGGCGGCTGCCCGCCGCCGGCCTGGTCGGCCCCGCCCTCGTCGTCGTCCTCTGGGCCGTCGCCTCCGCCGCCGGACAGCTGGACACCGCCGCGATCCCCGCGCCCTGGACGGTCCTGCGGACCGCCGGGAACCTGTGGACCGACGGCACCCTGACCACCGACGTAGGGACCTCCCTGGAGCGGGCCGGATACGGCTTCGCCCTCGGCCTCACCGCCGGTGTGGTCCTCGCCCTCGCGGCCGGGCTCAGCCGGGTCGGCGAGGCGCTGATCGACGGGACGGTGCAGCTCAACCGGGCGATCCCGACGCTCGGTCTGATCCCGCTGTTCATCCTCTGGCTGGGCATCGGCGAGACCTTCAAGATCGCGATCATCGCCATCGTCGTCTATATCCCGATCTATCTGAACCTGCACGCGGCCCTGTCCGGCATCGACCACCGCTATGTCGAACTCGCCGAGGTCCAGGGGCTGTCGAGGATCGCCTTCATCCGGCAGATCGTCATCCCGGGAGCCCTGCCGGGCTTCTTCGTCGGGCTGCGTCTCGGAGTGACCGGATCCTGGCTCGGCCTCGTCGTCCTGGAGCAGATCAACGCCACCAGCGGACTCGGCTACATGATGTTCCAGGCCCAGAACTACGGCCGCAGCGACATCATCCTCGTCGGCCTGCTGATCTACGGCGTCTTCGGTCTGGCCTCCGACAGCGCGGTCCGCCTCATCGAACGGAGGGTGCTGTCGTGGCGACGCACACTGAGCAGCTGA
- a CDS encoding ROK family protein has product MSRTAAPPLPSPLSTPVAARRAADSARRRTSASLILRSVLEHGPVARSTVARLTGLSPASVTEYCARFAELGLIREAAAPRQSNGVGRPHVPVDLDDGRFVVGGVHVAVPYTTVAVLDLRGRVVAERRLPHGGRTDPGQVLARAADGLNALLAEVPGRRAALGVGVAAGGWVDRDSGTIVEHPLLGWLDVPVRDVIGARTGLPVHVDGHARALVDAERLFGRARGSRSVLHLFVGNVVDAAFATHDEVHHGHRSQAGAIAHLPLGAGTEPCDCGRVGCLQVELSERTLCRRAREAGVIDGVNPMHIVAAAADGDPVAVRLLVERARMVGRAAGLLLDVLNPDVVVVTEVGVVHREDCLAALRAEVGPERAASVSPTSFPDSVLAVAGGTVALDVLYRNPLGAAADLSESLT; this is encoded by the coding sequence ATGTCCCGTACCGCGGCACCACCTCTCCCTTCCCCTCTCTCCACTCCCGTCGCCGCCCGGCGGGCCGCCGACAGTGCGCGTCGGCGGACCAGTGCGAGTCTCATCCTGCGGTCCGTGCTGGAGCACGGGCCGGTCGCGCGCAGTACCGTCGCCCGGCTGACCGGGCTGTCCCCGGCGTCGGTGACGGAGTACTGCGCGCGGTTCGCCGAACTCGGGCTGATCCGTGAGGCCGCCGCGCCCCGGCAGTCCAACGGGGTCGGACGTCCGCATGTACCCGTCGACCTGGACGACGGGCGGTTCGTGGTCGGCGGGGTGCATGTGGCCGTGCCGTACACCACCGTCGCGGTGCTCGATCTGCGCGGGCGCGTGGTGGCCGAGCGGCGGCTGCCGCACGGCGGGCGCACCGATCCGGGGCAGGTGCTGGCCCGGGCCGCCGACGGGCTGAACGCCCTGCTGGCCGAAGTTCCCGGCCGGCGTGCGGCGTTGGGGGTCGGGGTGGCGGCCGGGGGCTGGGTCGACCGGGACTCCGGGACGATCGTGGAGCATCCGCTGCTGGGCTGGCTCGATGTGCCCGTGCGGGACGTGATCGGCGCGCGCACGGGGCTGCCGGTGCATGTGGACGGGCACGCGCGGGCGTTGGTCGACGCGGAGCGGCTGTTCGGGCGGGCGCGGGGCAGCCGGAGCGTGCTGCACCTGTTCGTCGGCAATGTCGTCGACGCCGCCTTCGCCACCCACGACGAGGTGCACCACGGCCACCGCTCGCAGGCCGGGGCGATCGCCCATCTGCCGCTGGGGGCCGGTACGGAGCCGTGCGACTGCGGGCGTGTCGGCTGCCTCCAGGTCGAGTTGAGCGAACGGACGCTGTGCCGGCGGGCGCGGGAGGCGGGCGTCATCGACGGCGTGAACCCGATGCACATCGTCGCCGCGGCGGCCGACGGCGACCCCGTTGCCGTACGGCTGCTGGTGGAGCGGGCCCGGATGGTCGGGCGGGCGGCCGGGCTGCTGCTCGACGTGCTGAATCCGGACGTCGTGGTCGTCACCGAGGTCGGGGTCGTCCACCGGGAGGACTGCCTCGCCGCCCTGCGCGCGGAGGTCGGACCGGAGCGGGCCGCGTCCGTCTCGCCGACGAGCTTCCCGGATTCGGTGCTGGCGGTGGCGGGCGGCACGGTGGCTCTGGACGTCCTCTACCGGAATCCGCTGGGGGCCGCGGCGGACCTCTCCGAATCCCTCACCTGA
- a CDS encoding LPXTG cell wall anchor domain-containing protein yields MSSRHTTAIAGSLLAASFSVVMILPFTATADDQGPGSSKGGKAMDEAPAGVKLITLLPEKITVDNGTKKTSITATVKNEGTKDSGKIKMVVAGFDGLAVKSVEGCSAIAEKDLPKGSNSAFSCDVGNLGAGKSKSYDVAATFDLSKTGKICLPVLSGDGKKTYWQQGPVPFGTNKPTPNAPTTPLLLDTDNQPVGLGGDELPKTGVGSRLLPFGAAGATLISAGAAGLWWTRRKPQPKAS; encoded by the coding sequence ATGAGTTCTCGTCACACGACGGCCATCGCGGGATCGCTGCTCGCGGCATCTTTCTCGGTGGTGATGATCCTTCCCTTCACCGCCACGGCGGATGACCAGGGACCGGGCAGCAGCAAGGGGGGAAAGGCCATGGACGAGGCACCGGCCGGCGTCAAGCTGATCACCCTTCTGCCCGAGAAGATCACGGTCGACAACGGAACAAAGAAGACGTCTATCACCGCCACGGTAAAGAACGAAGGGACGAAGGACAGCGGAAAGATCAAGATGGTGGTCGCCGGTTTCGACGGCCTGGCTGTCAAGAGCGTCGAGGGCTGCTCCGCGATTGCGGAAAAGGATCTACCCAAGGGCTCGAACAGCGCTTTCAGTTGTGACGTCGGAAATCTTGGGGCGGGCAAGTCGAAGTCGTACGACGTCGCCGCGACCTTCGACCTGAGCAAGACCGGAAAGATCTGTCTTCCGGTCCTGAGCGGTGACGGTAAGAAGACGTACTGGCAACAGGGACCGGTTCCCTTCGGTACGAACAAGCCGACGCCGAACGCGCCCACCACACCGCTGCTGCTCGACACGGACAACCAGCCCGTGGGTCTCGGTGGCGACGAGCTGCCCAAGACGGGTGTCGGGAGCCGGCTCCTGCCGTTCGGCGCGGCCGGTGCGACGCTGATCTCCGCGGGAGCGGCGGGTCTGTGGTGGACCCGACGGAAGCCTCAGCCGAAGGCCTCGTAG
- a CDS encoding ABC transporter substrate-binding protein, translating to MSPAHPSLPGVDRRLFLTSLLGATAAVAGLSGCAGTSAAAGTKGASTAPLADKVPSGTSLKIASYQGVQQLEFKLAKFGELPFTVADWPNIGAGPDVINAFRAKSLDVANNAGIPPIQAHFQGYDAKIVAINVTRKPNYLFATKPGSDIRTVEDFRGKKLAFSQGQAQGVVLLRALKKAGLKYDDVNLVPLTSNQFFTALQAGQVDVAPLANQQAPAYLKQYEPKGARAITTDVVDLLNLLWAPASVLADEAKAAAVAAYIPYWAKGAVWQYEHPDAWNKEFYVKTQNLTLAQAESITALANKPLFPSSWAEAIKWEQETADLLADGGFVKPFKVGSLFDHRFEGIAAKSVPAEYRS from the coding sequence ATGTCACCAGCGCACCCGTCCCTGCCCGGCGTCGACCGGCGGCTGTTCCTCACCTCGCTGCTCGGCGCCACCGCCGCCGTCGCCGGGCTCAGCGGCTGCGCGGGCACCAGTGCCGCCGCCGGGACCAAGGGCGCGTCGACCGCTCCGCTGGCCGACAAGGTCCCTTCCGGTACGAGTCTGAAGATCGCCTCCTACCAGGGCGTGCAGCAGCTTGAGTTCAAGCTCGCGAAGTTCGGTGAACTGCCTTTCACGGTGGCCGACTGGCCCAACATCGGCGCCGGTCCCGATGTCATCAACGCCTTCCGCGCCAAGTCCCTGGACGTCGCCAACAACGCGGGAATCCCGCCGATCCAGGCGCACTTCCAGGGATACGACGCGAAGATCGTCGCGATCAACGTCACCCGCAAGCCCAACTATCTCTTCGCCACCAAGCCCGGCAGCGACATCCGCACCGTCGAGGACTTCAGGGGAAAGAAGCTCGCCTTCTCGCAGGGGCAGGCCCAAGGTGTCGTACTCCTGCGGGCGTTGAAGAAGGCGGGGCTGAAGTACGACGACGTGAACCTGGTGCCGCTGACCAGCAACCAGTTCTTCACCGCCCTCCAGGCCGGCCAGGTCGATGTCGCGCCGCTCGCCAACCAGCAGGCACCGGCGTACCTCAAGCAGTACGAGCCCAAGGGCGCCCGCGCCATCACCACCGACGTGGTCGACCTGCTCAACCTCCTGTGGGCACCGGCCTCCGTGCTGGCCGACGAGGCGAAGGCCGCCGCGGTCGCCGCGTACATCCCGTACTGGGCGAAGGGCGCGGTCTGGCAGTACGAGCACCCGGACGCCTGGAACAAGGAGTTCTACGTCAAGACCCAGAACCTCACCCTCGCCCAGGCCGAGTCGATCACCGCGCTCGCCAACAAGCCGCTGTTCCCGTCGAGTTGGGCCGAGGCGATCAAGTGGGAGCAGGAGACCGCCGACCTGCTCGCCGACGGCGGCTTCGTGAAGCCGTTCAAGGTCGGCTCGCTCTTCGACCACCGCTTCGAGGGCATCGCGGCGAAGTCCGTACCCGCCGAGTACCGGAGTTGA
- a CDS encoding amino acid permease, whose amino-acid sequence MTSQPTPTKTGDPGSGLQAGLKNRHLSMIAIGGVIGAGLFVGSSTGIATAGPGILLSYLLVGTLVVLVMRMLGEMSAANPTSGSFSAHADRALGRWAGFSIGWLYWFFWVVVLAVEATAGAKILEGWIPAVPQWGWALIVMVVLTATNLVSVGSYGEFEFWFAGIKVVAIGAFIVIGGLAIFGVLPGVDADKAGLGNLTDHGGFLPHGPGAILTGVLLVVFSFMGSEIATLAAGESENPQRAVTKSTNSIIWRIGVFYLGSILVVVTLLPWNDPSIADKGSYVAALGSLGIPHADQVMNFIVLTSVLSCLNSGLYTASRMAFSLGERGDAPKPFARVNSRGVPMTAILASVVFGFVAVFFNYLSPDKVFLFLVNSSGAVALFVWLAICFSQLRMRKIIQRESPEKLVVKMWLYPYLTWATAALIVFVLGYMLTDTKGESSGRTTVLLSLLVAAFVLAIAFVRQRFGSDQAAVQDATGHGTVPEPRDEVQAEVGA is encoded by the coding sequence ATGACTTCGCAGCCGACCCCGACCAAGACCGGAGACCCCGGTTCCGGTCTTCAGGCCGGGCTCAAGAACCGCCACCTTTCGATGATCGCCATCGGGGGTGTGATCGGAGCCGGACTCTTCGTCGGCTCCAGCACCGGTATCGCCACCGCGGGACCCGGCATCCTCCTCTCGTACCTCCTCGTCGGCACGCTCGTGGTGCTGGTGATGCGGATGCTCGGCGAGATGTCCGCGGCCAATCCGACCTCCGGCTCGTTCTCCGCACACGCCGACCGCGCGCTCGGCCGCTGGGCCGGGTTCTCCATCGGCTGGCTCTACTGGTTCTTCTGGGTCGTCGTGCTCGCCGTCGAGGCGACCGCCGGCGCCAAGATCCTCGAAGGATGGATCCCCGCCGTTCCCCAGTGGGGCTGGGCGCTCATCGTGATGGTCGTGCTCACCGCGACCAACCTCGTCTCCGTCGGCTCGTACGGCGAGTTCGAGTTCTGGTTCGCCGGGATCAAGGTCGTGGCGATCGGCGCGTTCATCGTCATCGGCGGACTGGCGATCTTCGGCGTACTGCCGGGGGTCGACGCCGACAAGGCCGGCCTCGGCAATCTGACCGACCACGGCGGCTTCCTGCCGCACGGGCCCGGCGCGATCCTCACCGGTGTACTCCTGGTCGTCTTCTCCTTCATGGGCAGCGAGATCGCCACGCTCGCGGCCGGCGAGTCCGAGAACCCGCAGCGCGCCGTCACCAAGTCGACCAACAGCATCATCTGGCGGATCGGCGTCTTCTACCTCGGCTCGATCCTCGTCGTGGTCACCCTGCTGCCGTGGAACGACCCGTCGATCGCGGACAAGGGCTCGTACGTCGCCGCCCTCGGTTCCCTCGGCATTCCGCACGCCGACCAGGTCATGAACTTCATCGTGCTGACGTCCGTGCTGTCCTGTCTCAACTCCGGGCTCTACACGGCCTCCCGCATGGCCTTCTCGCTCGGCGAGCGGGGCGACGCGCCGAAGCCGTTCGCGCGGGTCAACAGCCGGGGCGTGCCGATGACGGCGATCCTCGCGTCGGTCGTGTTCGGCTTTGTCGCCGTCTTCTTCAACTACCTGTCCCCGGACAAGGTCTTCCTCTTCCTCGTCAACTCCTCCGGTGCGGTCGCCCTGTTCGTGTGGCTCGCCATCTGCTTCTCGCAGCTGCGGATGCGGAAGATCATCCAGCGCGAGTCACCGGAGAAGCTCGTCGTGAAGATGTGGCTGTACCCGTACCTGACCTGGGCGACGGCCGCGCTGATCGTCTTCGTCCTCGGCTACATGCTGACCGACACGAAGGGCGAGAGCAGCGGCCGGACGACCGTCCTGCTGTCGCTGCTGGTCGCCGCGTTCGTCCTCGCGATCGCCTTCGTGCGCCAGAGGTTCGGCAGCGACCAGGCAGCGGTTCAGGACGCGACCGGGCACGGCACGGTGCCCGAACCGCGCGACGAGGTGCAGGCCGAGGTCGGCGCCTGA
- a CDS encoding ribose-5-phosphate isomerase: MRVYLGSDHAGLELKNHLVEWLKAAGHEPVDCGPHIYDAQDDYPPFCLRAAERTAADPEALGIVIGGSGNGEQIAANKVKGVRAALAWSEETASLGRQHNNANVVAVGARMHTEDEATKFVETFLATPFSGDERHIRRIDMLSSYETTGDLPPIPAHHPQQ; this comes from the coding sequence ATGCGCGTGTATCTCGGCTCCGATCATGCCGGTCTCGAACTCAAGAACCACCTCGTCGAGTGGCTCAAGGCCGCGGGCCATGAGCCCGTCGACTGCGGGCCCCACATCTACGACGCCCAGGACGACTACCCGCCGTTCTGCCTCCGCGCCGCGGAGCGGACGGCGGCCGACCCCGAGGCCCTCGGCATCGTGATCGGCGGCTCCGGCAACGGCGAGCAGATCGCCGCGAACAAGGTGAAGGGCGTTCGGGCGGCCCTCGCCTGGAGCGAGGAGACCGCGTCCCTCGGCCGCCAGCACAACAACGCCAACGTCGTCGCGGTCGGCGCCCGCATGCACACCGAGGACGAGGCGACCAAGTTCGTCGAGACCTTCCTGGCCACCCCGTTCTCCGGTGACGAGCGCCACATCCGCCGCATCGACATGCTCTCGTCCTACGAGACGACGGGCGACCTCCCGCCGATCCCGGCACACCACCCGCAGCAGTAG